A window of the Candidatus Oleimmundimicrobium sp. genome harbors these coding sequences:
- the lysA gene encoding diaminopimelate decarboxylase has protein sequence MVLPLTSKINESSHLEIGGCDAVELAKKFGTPLFVMDEKTIRAQCRKYLSSFQKLNKNTEVIYASKAFISIAMCQIIQEEGLSLDVSSGGELYLAKKANFPSEKIFMHGNNKTPKELEMALTMEIGCIVVDSEDELELLDKIASEKGVKPNIMLRITPGIKPSTHDYIQTGQIDSKFGFGLTDGIALKAVKKALEFKNLRLKGFHVHIGSQIFVLHSYAKAIEIIMDFSKQILDETGFNASEINVGGGLGIKYKAKDEPSTIEEYAEVIVKNVQEQAKKHGIISPKILIEPGRSIVGNSGVTLYTVGTIKEIPGVRRYISVDGGMSDNLRPMLYGAEYEVIIANKADFKPVSKVTIAGKHCESGDVLIKDAKLPLVEIGDILCTPATGAYGYMMANNYNKQPRPAVILVNEGNATEIIRRENYEDIVRLERPLK, from the coding sequence ATGAGAAGACCATAAGGGCACAATGCAGGAAATATCTCTCGTCATTTCAAAAACTTAACAAAAATACCGAAGTAATTTATGCCAGCAAGGCATTTATCTCTATTGCGATGTGTCAAATAATTCAAGAAGAAGGACTCTCCTTAGATGTATCTTCAGGTGGGGAGCTGTATCTTGCAAAGAAAGCTAATTTCCCTTCTGAAAAGATTTTTATGCACGGGAATAACAAAACTCCCAAAGAGCTAGAAATGGCTTTAACGATGGAAATAGGCTGTATAGTGGTGGATAGCGAAGACGAACTGGAGTTGCTGGATAAAATTGCTTCAGAAAAGGGAGTTAAACCCAATATTATGCTTAGGATTACTCCTGGCATTAAACCTTCCACTCATGATTATATCCAGACTGGTCAAATTGATTCTAAGTTTGGGTTTGGTTTGACTGACGGGATAGCTTTAAAGGCGGTAAAAAAAGCTCTAGAATTTAAAAATTTACGCTTAAAAGGGTTTCATGTTCACATTGGTTCGCAGATATTTGTTTTGCACTCTTATGCTAAAGCAATAGAAATAATAATGGATTTCTCTAAGCAAATACTTGATGAAACTGGTTTTAATGCTTCAGAAATCAATGTTGGGGGAGGCTTGGGAATAAAGTATAAGGCGAAAGATGAGCCTTCAACAATAGAAGAATATGCAGAGGTAATAGTCAAAAATGTCCAAGAACAAGCAAAAAAACATGGCATAATATCTCCCAAAATTTTGATTGAACCGGGCCGCTCTATAGTTGGTAACTCAGGGGTTACTTTATATACGGTTGGCACAATTAAAGAGATACCTGGTGTTAGACGATATATATCCGTAGATGGGGGAATGTCAGACAATCTTCGTCCAATGCTTTACGGGGCGGAGTATGAAGTGATAATAGCCAATAAAGCCGATTTTAAGCCAGTGAGTAAAGTAACTATCGCGGGTAAACATTGTGAATCCGGAGATGTCCTTATTAAAGACGCAAAACTGCCTTTGGTAGAAATTGGGGATATATTATGTACGCCTGCAACAGGGGCTTATGGGTATATGATGGCAAATAATTATAATAAGCAACCTCGTCCCGCGGTAATTCTCGTAAATGAAGGAAATGCTACTGAAATAATCAGACGTGAAAATTACGAGGATATAGTACGTTTGGAAAGGCCACTTAAGTAA